The Marinobacter sp. ANT_B65 genome has a segment encoding these proteins:
- a CDS encoding EamA family transporter — protein sequence MMSSAQLPRHVAVLVLVILACSFAGNHVAARIAFDHDAGLLVAILFRSGVAMVALFCLVIWRRESLRFQPQAWGWQLLMGLLIAIQSFCIYSAVARIPIALALLVVNLAPIMLALLTWALGGARPSGAASLLMLFILFGLALALDLPSRLSDSGEIDIKFIEGLLFGITAAAVFACALWITDHRLGSMPGLVRSLLTIMVVFISTAVVGSSGLIPNGMSLPTASAGWVALVSLAILYGAAFSVLFTLVTRLDIARNAPVMNVEPVAGLIFGWLILDQVLGGIQIAGGLIVVSGIVMLAYTKIPGKQLSRPPCESNAAKRGNICAADSQA from the coding sequence ATGATGTCGTCTGCTCAATTACCCCGCCACGTTGCGGTCCTGGTTCTCGTAATACTGGCCTGTTCTTTCGCAGGCAATCATGTAGCCGCTCGCATTGCATTCGACCATGACGCTGGCTTGTTGGTAGCCATACTCTTCCGTTCAGGGGTGGCTATGGTAGCCTTATTCTGTTTGGTAATCTGGCGCCGTGAATCTCTGAGATTCCAGCCGCAAGCCTGGGGTTGGCAGTTGTTAATGGGTTTACTTATCGCCATCCAGAGCTTTTGCATCTATTCCGCGGTTGCACGTATCCCCATTGCATTGGCACTGTTGGTCGTTAATCTCGCGCCTATTATGCTCGCGTTGCTGACATGGGCATTGGGTGGCGCGCGCCCATCGGGTGCAGCCAGCCTGCTGATGCTATTCATTTTGTTTGGGTTGGCGCTGGCACTGGATTTGCCATCTCGCCTCTCTGATTCCGGTGAAATAGACATCAAATTTATTGAAGGTTTGCTATTTGGCATTACTGCGGCGGCAGTATTTGCCTGTGCTCTATGGATCACAGATCACCGGTTGGGGAGTATGCCCGGGTTGGTGCGCAGTTTGCTCACTATTATGGTGGTGTTCATCTCGACTGCGGTTGTGGGATCTTCCGGGCTGATTCCAAATGGGATGAGTCTGCCTACCGCTTCAGCGGGCTGGGTTGCTCTAGTCAGCCTGGCCATTTTGTATGGGGCGGCTTTCTCAGTATTATTCACGCTCGTTACGCGGCTGGACATCGCTCGCAACGCACCGGTAATGAATGTCGAACCTGTGGCCGGGCTGATATTCGGCTGGCTGATTCTTGATCAGGTTTTGGGTGGAATCCAGATTGCAGGAGGGTTGATTGTGGTCAGTGGAATCGTCATGCTCGCCTATACCAAAATACCTGGCAAACAGCTCTCACGGCCTCCTTGCGAATCTAACGCCGCCAAGCGCGGAAACATCTGTGCGGCGGACTCCCAGGCTTGA
- a CDS encoding ribonuclease activity regulator RraA, which produces MSTSQYTPKKTLSSATKEGLMRASTASLHTILFKRGLRNTYIQGVSKINKGPVKMVGQAFTLRYIPAREDIDTVAAFRDPEHPQRLAVETVPEGMVLVSDCRQDASAASAGSILLNRLDYRNCAGFVSDAGIRDSEDAATMTMPVFCAKPSAPTNLTKHHGVDIQVPIGCGGVAVFPGDVLVGDNDGIIVIPQELADEVAEEAVKMEAFEDYVLEKVRSGTPVIGLYPPNEDAQAEYRRYMESR; this is translated from the coding sequence ATGAGCACATCTCAGTACACTCCCAAGAAGACTCTGTCCAGCGCCACAAAAGAAGGCCTGATGCGTGCATCTACCGCATCACTGCATACGATTCTGTTCAAGCGTGGCCTGCGCAACACATACATTCAGGGCGTTAGCAAAATCAATAAAGGGCCGGTAAAAATGGTCGGCCAGGCCTTTACCCTCCGTTACATTCCTGCACGGGAGGACATTGATACAGTCGCTGCCTTCAGGGATCCGGAGCATCCCCAGCGCCTGGCTGTAGAAACCGTTCCAGAAGGCATGGTGCTAGTGTCTGATTGCCGTCAGGATGCCTCCGCTGCAAGCGCAGGAAGTATTTTGCTGAACCGCCTGGATTACCGTAACTGCGCAGGCTTTGTCTCGGATGCTGGTATCCGTGATTCGGAGGATGCTGCCACCATGACTATGCCGGTTTTTTGCGCCAAGCCGAGCGCGCCAACCAATCTTACCAAGCACCACGGAGTTGATATTCAAGTACCAATTGGTTGCGGTGGGGTAGCTGTTTTCCCTGGCGACGTACTAGTCGGCGATAATGACGGAATCATCGTCATTCCGCAGGAACTGGCTGATGAGGTTGCTGAAGAGGCAGTCAAAATGGAAGCTTTTGAAGACTATGTTCTTGAAAAAGTTCGTTCAGGTACCCCTGTCATTGGCCTGTATCCGCCCAACGAAGACGCTCAAGCGGAATACAGACGCTATATGGAAAGTCGTTGA